The DNA sequence CGCTGAGCAACGTGGTCACGGCCCAGCGGGTGCCGACCAGATCGGCGGGCTTCTCCTCGCTGAGTGCCATCGAGTCGCCGCCTTCGGTGGTGAGGGTCAGTTTGTCGCCGGAGAGCTTCGCGGTGTGCTCGCCGCCCATGGCGTCGATGGCGGCCTTCTCGAACTTCTCGATGTTCTCCTCGCACGCCATCTGCGTGGTCACGGGCTTGCCCAGGGTGATCCGGTCACCCTGCACCCGGGCGTCCACGCTGATGTGGTTGCAGCCGAAGTGGGCCGTGGCCCGGCCCTTCGGGTCGATCTCCAGCCGGGCCCCTTCCGGGGCCTCGGTCTTCTTCCCGCCGACGGTCACGGAGTCGACGCTCCACGCCACCCCGGTGACGGGGACGTCGCTCTGCACGCTGTCGCCACCGCCACCGCCACCGCCACCGCCGCCGGAGCCGGAACCCGACTCCGTACCGCAGGCGGCGAGGGTGAGGAGGGCCAGGACACCGAC is a window from the Streptomyces sp. MMBL 11-1 genome containing:
- a CDS encoding META domain-containing protein gives rise to the protein MHTQRMALSVGVLALLTLAACGTESGSGSGGGGGGGGGGDSVQSDVPVTGVAWSVDSVTVGGKKTEAPEGARLEIDPKGRATAHFGCNHISVDARVQGDRITLGKPVTTQMACEENIEKFEKAAIDAMGGEHTAKLSGDKLTLTTEGGDSMALSEEKPADLVGTRWAVTTLLSGETATTVPADLPKERAPYLTFSEDGAVQGHSGCNSFRGQATVKGSTITFGPVTGTRKMCPEAEMETERAVLAALDGKVTYTIKGKALTLTAADGKGVGATAASAGAGNSSQHG